In Dehalogenimonas etheniformans, one genomic interval encodes:
- a CDS encoding tyrosine-type recombinase/integrase translates to MGLRELLEGLLDKSARRRLQVRTMTNEELLAQYSAELKLKLVDDQYRQYMRTLDLFFNHCGGLPPTRQLALGFLNQFNDRAPSTKRRYANMIAGLFTSDAGLAIKDFRIDIPVGKPLPQVVTDEQFYKLIEAMGERRSFRANIPRDRLLVLFLGRTGARREEAAEVIIGDVELGKSPQVIFHGKGSKDRMVPILPELVKPLSTFIEGKDPKQSLFGMTKFTITNKIHDAAERAGLKLHTHSLRHYCAGWMLRQGFTAREVQGWLGHERLDTTGRYLDLLPEDLHHAVKRTNMEKPSDFAGADMDETIAGLSEFDVWVSGVKMNCLAVLERTWGKFISGVTTGDLLTKLIEEYSLSKDNPQELWDKTDDLLKELSLYQVIRIEQRRRTGSIRGSVDADYWVLTDYGKSTVLKLRHEKVNAISQTNELS, encoded by the coding sequence TTGGGACTGAGGGAGCTTCTAGAGGGGCTGCTTGATAAGAGCGCCAGGAGAAGACTGCAGGTACGCACCATGACCAATGAGGAACTCCTTGCCCAGTACTCGGCAGAGTTAAAGCTCAAGTTGGTGGATGATCAGTACCGTCAGTACATGCGAACCCTTGATCTCTTCTTTAACCACTGTGGCGGCTTGCCACCCACTCGCCAGTTGGCTCTCGGTTTTCTAAACCAGTTCAATGACCGGGCCCCGTCGACCAAGCGACGATATGCCAATATGATCGCTGGGCTCTTCACCTCTGACGCTGGTCTGGCAATCAAAGATTTCAGAATCGATATACCTGTCGGGAAACCGCTGCCACAGGTAGTCACAGATGAACAGTTTTATAAATTGATCGAAGCCATGGGTGAACGGCGATCCTTCAGAGCTAACATCCCCCGCGACAGGCTGCTGGTACTGTTCCTGGGGCGGACCGGTGCCCGCAGAGAAGAAGCAGCCGAGGTAATCATTGGCGACGTTGAGCTCGGCAAGAGCCCCCAGGTAATTTTCCATGGTAAGGGCAGCAAAGATCGGATGGTCCCCATCCTCCCGGAGTTGGTTAAACCACTCTCTACGTTTATCGAAGGCAAGGACCCTAAACAGTCACTATTCGGAATGACCAAATTCACCATCACCAACAAAATCCATGATGCGGCGGAAAGGGCGGGACTTAAATTACATACCCATAGTCTAAGGCATTATTGCGCTGGTTGGATGCTCCGACAAGGTTTTACGGCACGCGAAGTCCAGGGTTGGCTGGGACATGAACGACTGGACACCACAGGAAGATATCTTGATCTTCTGCCCGAAGACCTACACCATGCAGTAAAAAGAACAAACATGGAAAAGCCTTCTGACTTCGCTGGCGCGGATATGGATGAAACGATCGCCGGGTTGTCGGAATTCGACGTATGGGTTAGCGGCGTAAAGATGAATTGTCTGGCTGTTCTTGAACGCACCTGGGGCAAATTTATCTCGGGAGTGACAACTGGTGACCTCTTGACCAAGTTGATCGAAGAATATTCACTAAGCAAGGATAATCCCCAAGAGTTGTGGGACAAAACTGATGATCTGCTAAAGGAACTAAGTCTGTATCAAGTCATTCGGATCGAACAACGGCGCCGAACCGGTTCGATCAGAGGCAGCGTCGACGCGGATTATTGGGTATTGACCGACTACGGCAAATCTACGGTGCTAAAATTAAGACACGAAAAGGTCAATGCTATTTCTCAAACAAATGAACTTTCCTAA
- a CDS encoding imm11 family protein, producing MVEMKLPKVAKPFVFKLFAGGPVWPKLGGVVFTGKNDLKGFDEYRFYEGKLIDDWPPGITFYVKGTGEEDYILVGIHWIVVSDRVKTKLEECGVFGVQFLPITVVNDENGEKLGPYWALNVFQEVDALDWEHTRWINLGDKPEDTHHPLLGAVKVALRFDKVNNIDIFRLNIKGRGDTTIYLSRRVRDCLTNNRFTGLEIDPVATY from the coding sequence ATGGTGGAAATGAAGTTGCCTAAAGTAGCAAAGCCATTTGTCTTTAAGTTATTTGCTGGTGGGCCTGTTTGGCCGAAACTTGGTGGCGTTGTGTTCACCGGTAAGAACGACTTGAAAGGGTTCGATGAATACAGGTTTTACGAAGGAAAACTAATCGATGATTGGCCACCCGGTATTACTTTTTACGTCAAGGGAACGGGTGAGGAAGATTATATTTTGGTTGGGATCCATTGGATCGTCGTATCTGACCGCGTCAAAACTAAACTCGAAGAATGTGGAGTATTTGGCGTCCAGTTCTTACCAATAACTGTCGTCAATGACGAAAATGGAGAGAAACTCGGTCCTTATTGGGCATTGAATGTTTTTCAAGAAGTTGACGCTTTGGATTGGGAACATACTCGCTGGATCAACCTTGGGGATAAACCAGAGGATACCCACCATCCTCTTTTAGGAGCTGTCAAGGTGGCTTTGCGTTTTGACAAAGTTAATAATATTGATATATTTCGCCTGAATATCAAAGGCAGAGGAGACACAACTATTTATTTATCCCGTCGTGTCAGAGATTGCCTAACAAATAACCGATTTACTGGACTAGAAATCGACCCGGTGGCGACCTATTGA
- a CDS encoding FMN-binding protein — protein sequence MAVLLAAAVFGQVNHQQSGYENFLPGLTPEAASYSSLKTSGKTTLYQAVDTTGEAVGFITAAEGPGYGGPMSVLVGWTTDGVITSVIVPEHHEDLPWWKVLAKNDFFNQYVGRSYSEPLQLFADIDANTGSTVSSNGVAVGGAQRQANFGGIPGPSLHWSIGPYPYWVP from the coding sequence GTGGCAGTGCTCCTCGCTGCCGCTGTTTTCGGACAGGTTAACCACCAGCAATCCGGCTATGAAAATTTCCTTCCGGGGTTAACACCTGAGGCGGCTTCGTATAGTTCCCTTAAGACCTCAGGAAAGACAACGCTTTACCAGGCAGTGGATACTACCGGTGAAGCTGTCGGCTTCATTACGGCTGCCGAAGGACCCGGCTACGGCGGGCCGATGTCAGTGTTGGTCGGCTGGACGACCGATGGGGTCATCACTTCGGTCATAGTGCCGGAACACCACGAAGACCTGCCGTGGTGGAAAGTGTTAGCCAAAAATGATTTTTTCAATCAGTACGTCGGACGATCTTATAGTGAACCACTCCAACTGTTCGCCGATATAGATGCCAATACCGGATCTACCGTTTCCTCGAATGGAGTCGCGGTTGGGGGTGCGCAGCGGCAGGCTAATTTTGGCGGAATACCTGGGCCATCCTTACACTGGTCCATCGGACCCTATCCGTATTGGGTTCCCTGA
- a CDS encoding adenosylcobalamin-dependent ribonucleoside-diphosphate reductase, with product MLDTFDLKTLSKSRLSPNAHRVLEKRYLGRDGRGQVIETPEEMFHRVARSVARAELIYDGNADIEAVEEEFYELMSSLEFLPNSPTLLNAGIGSGTLSSCFVLPVPDSLEEAFETVKDTALIHKSGGGIGFNLSDLRPKGSRVKNHLDAAGGPVALIHVLSSAADFVRQGGVRRGCNSVVLSVNHPDILDFITAKSDPNTLTNFYNSVSITDYFLERVKANEDYPLIDPHTKEVVRWLSAREVFSRIVDQAWKTGDPGLIFIDRINRDNPTSNLGRLSAITGCGEQALLPYESTNLGSINLVKMLMDEGSGPEVDFYKLERVVRLSIRLLDDVIDVNSFPTTEIESATKRTRKIGLGVMGFADMLLRLGIPYNSTKAIAVAESVMEFITDTAHEASQQLARERGAFPAWGDSIYGRQNIPMRNACCTTIAPTGTLSIIAGVSSGIEPLFASVFVRNILDGENLLEINPYFEEVAKERGFFTKKLIEELVTSNHLYARTEIPEEVKKLFVTAHRVSPDWHVRLQAAFQRHTDSAVSKTVNFPKSATRDDIARVFTMAYEQGLKGITVYRDNSRQLQPLSMGEEGVKLVKKIEQFFEMMN from the coding sequence ATGCTGGACACCTTTGATCTAAAGACCCTGTCTAAGTCTCGCCTCTCACCCAACGCACACCGAGTGCTGGAGAAGCGTTACCTGGGGAGAGACGGTCGGGGCCAGGTCATCGAGACCCCCGAGGAGATGTTCCACCGGGTGGCCAGGTCTGTGGCCAGAGCTGAGCTTATCTACGACGGTAACGCGGACATTGAAGCCGTTGAAGAAGAATTCTATGAACTGATGTCTTCACTTGAGTTTCTTCCCAACTCACCTACCCTCCTCAATGCCGGCATCGGCTCAGGCACCCTCTCCTCCTGTTTCGTCCTCCCCGTGCCAGACTCTCTTGAAGAGGCCTTTGAAACGGTCAAGGATACAGCCCTGATCCATAAGAGTGGCGGCGGGATCGGTTTCAATCTATCCGATTTAAGACCAAAAGGGAGCAGGGTCAAAAATCATTTAGATGCCGCCGGTGGCCCGGTGGCTCTTATCCATGTCCTGTCTTCTGCCGCCGATTTCGTCCGCCAGGGTGGAGTGAGACGCGGCTGCAATTCGGTGGTCCTATCAGTAAACCATCCGGACATCCTCGACTTCATCACTGCAAAGTCCGACCCCAACACACTCACCAACTTCTATAACTCGGTATCAATCACCGACTATTTCCTGGAGAGAGTCAAGGCTAATGAAGATTACCCATTAATAGATCCCCACACTAAGGAAGTAGTCAGGTGGCTATCAGCACGAGAGGTCTTTTCACGAATTGTCGACCAAGCCTGGAAAACAGGCGATCCCGGGCTCATCTTTATCGACCGTATCAATAGAGACAATCCCACTTCAAATCTCGGAAGACTCTCGGCTATCACCGGCTGTGGCGAGCAAGCGCTTCTTCCCTACGAGTCCACCAATCTTGGCTCCATCAACCTGGTAAAGATGCTTATGGACGAAGGATCTGGACCTGAAGTCGACTTCTACAAACTGGAGAGAGTCGTCCGCCTGTCAATTCGCTTACTTGACGATGTCATCGATGTGAACTCGTTCCCGACCACTGAGATAGAATCTGCCACCAAGCGCACCAGGAAGATCGGCCTTGGAGTCATGGGCTTTGCCGATATGCTCTTAAGACTGGGCATTCCCTACAACTCCACCAAGGCCATCGCCGTGGCTGAGAGCGTGATGGAGTTTATCACCGACACCGCCCACGAAGCCTCACAGCAACTAGCCAGAGAAAGAGGAGCCTTCCCTGCCTGGGGTGACTCCATCTATGGCAGGCAGAACATCCCAATGAGGAATGCCTGCTGTACCACGATAGCACCTACAGGCACCCTCTCAATCATTGCCGGAGTATCTTCAGGGATCGAACCTCTCTTTGCCTCGGTCTTTGTCCGAAACATCCTTGATGGTGAGAACCTGCTTGAGATCAATCCCTATTTCGAAGAAGTAGCCAAAGAGAGAGGCTTCTTCACCAAGAAGCTGATCGAAGAGCTGGTAACCTCCAATCACCTCTATGCCAGGACCGAGATTCCGGAAGAAGTAAAAAAGCTCTTCGTCACCGCTCATAGAGTCTCACCCGACTGGCATGTGAGGCTTCAGGCTGCCTTCCAGAGGCACACCGACTCAGCTGTTTCGAAGACGGTGAACTTCCCCAAGTCAGCCACGAGGGATGACATCGCACGGGTCTTCACCATGGCTTATGAGCAGGGACTGAAGGGTATCACCGTTTATCGGGACAACAGTCGACAACTACAGCCGCTATCTATGGGAGAGGAAGGAGTAAAGCTGGTGAAAAAAATTGAACAATTTTTTGAAATGATGAATTAA
- a CDS encoding response regulator, whose protein sequence is MKVQFVEENPQIFDEARSMIIQHLGKVSISRVSPKDIVNCKQSFLDTNLILFDLDCQNVNSLEIFDSLRDRTRIPIVVLDDVRTGANRLIKALHLGADNYLFKPLSGSHLISTIISYSKDPLDRKTVGG, encoded by the coding sequence ATGAAAGTCCAGTTTGTCGAAGAGAATCCTCAAATATTCGATGAGGCCAGGAGCATGATCATCCAACATCTCGGAAAAGTGAGTATATCTCGAGTCTCCCCCAAAGATATAGTGAATTGTAAACAGAGTTTTCTCGACACAAATTTAATCCTCTTTGACTTAGATTGCCAGAATGTTAATAGCTTAGAGATCTTTGATTCACTTCGTGACCGAACGAGAATCCCAATTGTCGTGCTTGACGATGTCAGAACTGGAGCTAATCGTCTCATTAAGGCGTTGCACTTAGGCGCAGACAATTATCTTTTTAAACCATTATCAGGCAGCCATCTAATATCAACGATCATAAGCTATTCAAAGGATCCATTAGATCGAAAGACCGTGGGGGGCTGA
- a CDS encoding AHH domain-containing protein: MPANVINAVAGVFNPKLSKAAGKVAVGLVDKSAEQGKKASDVLKSLVKKTGDGAKQGAKQSISQTDDVLKKLPLENHHVLTDKNKTWTPLFDKITKNYKLDLNGSWNKVKIPHKGRHATEYHKWAYEQLQRIDATAKGNARVFNDMFGKLSRFVNDNPGMLRKSWWK; encoded by the coding sequence ATGCCGGCCAACGTCATAAACGCCGTAGCCGGAGTATTCAATCCCAAGCTAAGCAAAGCCGCAGGTAAAGTGGCGGTGGGGCTTGTGGATAAATCTGCTGAACAAGGTAAAAAAGCCTCCGATGTCTTAAAATCCTTGGTGAAGAAGACAGGCGACGGGGCGAAGCAGGGGGCAAAGCAGTCTATTTCGCAAACGGACGATGTCCTAAAAAAGCTCCCCCTCGAGAATCACCATGTATTAACAGATAAAAACAAAACGTGGACGCCGTTGTTTGATAAAATCACTAAGAACTATAAGTTAGACTTGAACGGTAGTTGGAATAAAGTCAAAATACCTCACAAAGGTCGACACGCCACCGAATATCATAAATGGGCTTATGAACAATTACAGAGAATAGATGCTACTGCAAAAGGAAACGCAAGGGTCTTTAATGATATGTTTGGTAAGTTATCTCGATTTGTAAATGACAATCCTGGAATGCTGAGGAAGTCATGGTGGAAATGA
- a CDS encoding 4Fe-4S binding protein, translating into MAEYLGHPYTGPSDPIRIGFPEIGLLLGMLSVVLARMLPGLRRHTWPRAVTLTYGFVVVGIWLSIPLSLTNIASWLVGYSPHLQTFFVIYIIVFGVIGLAVIFGKNFYCFWLCPYVAVQELLHLAFGSRARPNPKWFKVLNNARFVLLFIALFLVLVLKNPSVSVFEPWNVLFSLKGSVDQWVLMGFALLAAVFVYNFWCHYLCPVGAVMEIVLKVRKGVIGLWPKRKALENPKPSPTSS; encoded by the coding sequence TTGGCGGAATACCTGGGCCATCCTTACACTGGTCCATCGGACCCTATCCGTATTGGGTTCCCTGAGATTGGCCTGTTATTGGGAATGCTATCGGTGGTGCTAGCCAGGATGTTGCCCGGGTTACGACGGCACACATGGCCGCGAGCCGTTACTCTTACCTATGGCTTTGTGGTTGTGGGCATTTGGCTATCGATTCCCCTTTCTCTAACCAATATTGCCTCCTGGCTGGTGGGTTATTCGCCTCACTTGCAGACTTTTTTCGTCATTTATATTATTGTATTCGGTGTTATAGGTCTTGCGGTTATCTTCGGCAAGAACTTTTACTGTTTTTGGCTGTGCCCATATGTGGCAGTACAGGAGCTGTTGCATCTTGCCTTCGGATCAAGGGCCCGGCCGAATCCGAAATGGTTCAAGGTGTTAAACAACGCCCGTTTCGTCCTACTTTTCATCGCTCTATTCCTGGTGCTCGTACTCAAAAACCCGTCTGTGTCGGTCTTCGAGCCATGGAACGTGTTATTCAGCCTAAAAGGCTCGGTGGACCAATGGGTTCTCATGGGTTTTGCCCTATTGGCGGCGGTGTTTGTCTACAATTTCTGGTGCCATTACCTGTGCCCAGTAGGCGCTGTTATGGAAATTGTACTCAAAGTCAGAAAAGGGGTTATCGGACTATGGCCCAAACGCAAAGCGTTAGAAAACCCAAAGCCTTCGCCGACATCTTCGTAG
- a CDS encoding PIN domain-containing protein, with product MENLSRNARAITAVIHLFIDTNAYLNFYHFSEDALEELNKLSVAIRSKEILLYIPMQVVDEFNRNRENKISDALSKFRNQPIPDQFPNITKTYDEYKEMRSHLEAVRKTRASLLEKIRIEIDARELAADRIIESVFTAGKSIKTDDDIVEEAVKRANRGNPPGKNGSLGDGINWLTLLNSVPKKTDLYLVTEDEDFVSKLDGNRLCEFLRREWISEKESNVYLYRKLTDFFRDKYPEIKLASELEKQLAIDALVTSPNFKSTHAAIKDLTKHSDFTDTELNEIVQAMVSNKQISMIFEDEDVKTFSEQILRGREGVIDPVLYQEFSTIYSYINPDDIPF from the coding sequence TTGGAAAATTTATCACGCAATGCGAGGGCAATTACCGCCGTGATACACCTATTTATTGACACTAATGCATACCTCAATTTTTATCATTTCTCCGAGGATGCATTAGAAGAACTCAACAAGCTTAGTGTAGCAATCCGGAGCAAGGAAATTCTTCTTTACATACCCATGCAGGTTGTTGATGAGTTCAATCGTAATAGAGAAAACAAGATTTCTGATGCTCTGTCAAAGTTTCGTAACCAGCCGATACCTGATCAATTTCCGAACATCACTAAAACCTACGATGAATATAAAGAAATGCGTAGCCACTTGGAGGCTGTGCGAAAAACGCGAGCTTCTCTCCTCGAAAAAATCCGAATAGAGATCGATGCAAGAGAGCTGGCCGCAGACAGAATAATAGAGAGCGTCTTTACTGCAGGGAAATCCATTAAAACAGATGACGATATCGTAGAAGAAGCTGTCAAAAGAGCCAATCGAGGAAATCCTCCTGGGAAAAATGGCTCGTTGGGCGACGGAATTAATTGGTTAACTCTTCTCAATTCTGTTCCCAAGAAAACTGATTTGTATCTAGTCACTGAAGATGAGGATTTTGTCTCAAAACTTGATGGGAATAGATTGTGCGAATTCTTGAGGCGAGAGTGGATTTCAGAAAAAGAATCAAATGTTTATCTCTATAGAAAGCTCACAGATTTTTTCCGGGATAAATATCCAGAAATTAAACTAGCTTCGGAGCTGGAAAAGCAATTGGCAATCGATGCTTTAGTTACCAGTCCAAATTTTAAAAGCACCCATGCTGCTATCAAGGACCTAACTAAGCATTCTGATTTTACCGATACTGAGTTGAATGAGATTGTGCAGGCGATGGTATCCAACAAACAGATATCTATGATCTTTGAAGATGAAGATGTAAAAACATTTTCCGAACAAATTCTTCGAGGTCGTGAAGGGGTTATTGATCCGGTGCTATACCAAGAGTTCTCTACGATTTATTCTTACATTAATCCCGATGATATCCCCTTCTAG
- a CDS encoding adenosylcobalamin-dependent ribonucleoside-diphosphate reductase yields MLDLKTELSSLWRPDTDAFTELTPNARIVLEKRYLRRNERGELIETPREIFQRVAEAVAMAELNYDPEADTKAIADKFYRIMAGLLFLPNSPALLNAGTGSGQLAGSVVLSVEDSIASIFDTVKTAALVHQGGSGIGFNFSHVRPKGEQVGGRLDVALGPVALIDILSRATQPIRQGGIRRGCNSVALSVDHPDILEFIRAKSDQTSLANFYTCTLVTDDFMETVKTGRDYPLINPRTNEPVRWLNARNVFDQIVDQAWHSGDPGLIFIDRINEDNPTPHLGRIEHVSGCGEQPLLPNEFSHLGSINLSRMLKVDGDGLIIDFDKLQYVAATAVRFLDDALDVTRYPTPETMLATLRTRKIGLGVMGFADMLFQMRIPYDSEAAIGVAHQVIEFIEEEAHRASRELALERGSFPAFKGSIYDVHGASPIRNAACTTIAPTGTISLIAGCTCGIEPAFGTVFVRNAFKGEHQLLDINPHFEDAVRRSGVLSLDLLQRLVRHDYLGDQADVPEEIRRIFVTAHEVSPEWHVRMQAAFQEFTDAAVSKTVNLPASATREDLFGIFLQAYESRLKGITVYRDDSRASQPFCTGETGIKLVRAYHESRIVA; encoded by the coding sequence ATGCTCGATCTTAAGACTGAATTATCTTCCTTATGGCGACCAGACACAGATGCCTTCACCGAGTTGACGCCCAACGCCCGGATCGTCTTAGAAAAGCGTTACCTAAGGCGGAATGAGCGCGGTGAGTTAATCGAGACCCCTAGGGAGATATTTCAACGAGTTGCTGAAGCCGTTGCTATGGCTGAACTTAATTACGACCCTGAAGCGGACACAAAGGCAATCGCCGATAAGTTCTATAGGATTATGGCAGGGCTTCTATTCCTGCCGAATTCACCGGCGCTTCTAAACGCAGGCACCGGCTCAGGGCAACTGGCTGGTTCGGTGGTACTTTCCGTCGAAGATTCTATCGCATCAATCTTCGATACGGTTAAGACCGCGGCGCTGGTCCACCAGGGTGGCAGCGGTATCGGCTTCAACTTCTCCCATGTTAGGCCAAAGGGCGAACAAGTGGGGGGTCGGCTTGATGTTGCCCTCGGCCCAGTGGCGTTAATCGATATTCTCTCCCGGGCGACCCAGCCTATCCGGCAGGGCGGCATACGCCGCGGTTGCAACTCGGTTGCCTTAAGCGTGGACCATCCGGATATCCTGGAGTTCATTAGAGCGAAGAGCGACCAGACGTCACTTGCCAATTTCTACACCTGCACTTTAGTCACCGATGATTTCATGGAGACAGTGAAAACCGGCAGGGATTATCCACTTATCAATCCACGGACAAACGAGCCGGTTCGTTGGTTGAATGCCAGGAATGTTTTTGACCAGATTGTCGACCAGGCGTGGCATAGCGGGGATCCGGGGCTGATCTTCATCGATCGCATCAACGAGGATAATCCGACACCACATCTAGGCCGTATCGAACACGTGAGCGGCTGCGGAGAGCAGCCATTACTGCCAAATGAGTTCAGCCATTTGGGATCGATCAATCTTTCCAGAATGCTCAAAGTTGATGGCGACGGACTCATCATTGACTTTGATAAGTTGCAGTATGTAGCCGCCACCGCCGTCCGATTTCTGGATGATGCTCTTGATGTCACTCGGTATCCGACTCCCGAGACCATGTTAGCTACCTTGAGAACCAGGAAAATCGGGCTGGGAGTCATGGGTTTCGCCGACATGCTCTTTCAGATGCGGATCCCGTATGACTCTGAAGCAGCGATTGGGGTGGCACATCAGGTGATAGAATTCATCGAGGAGGAAGCTCACCGGGCTTCCAGGGAACTGGCGCTTGAGCGTGGTTCTTTCCCCGCCTTCAAAGGTAGCATTTACGATGTTCATGGGGCGAGTCCGATACGGAACGCTGCTTGTACGACTATCGCTCCTACTGGAACGATATCGCTTATTGCCGGATGCACCTGCGGTATCGAACCAGCCTTCGGAACGGTGTTTGTCAGGAACGCCTTCAAGGGCGAACACCAACTGCTCGACATAAACCCTCATTTTGAAGATGCTGTCCGGCGATCGGGAGTGTTGTCGCTCGATCTTTTACAGCGGTTGGTGCGGCACGACTATCTCGGTGATCAGGCGGACGTACCCGAAGAAATCCGTAGAATATTCGTTACCGCCCACGAGGTCAGCCCGGAATGGCATGTGAGGATGCAGGCAGCGTTCCAGGAATTTACCGATGCGGCAGTATCCAAGACGGTCAATTTACCTGCGAGCGCTACTCGAGAAGACCTATTTGGTATCTTCCTGCAGGCATATGAATCAAGGCTTAAAGGCATCACTGTCTATCGTGACGATAGTCGCGCGTCGCAGCCTTTTTGTACGGGGGAAACTGGTATTAAGTTGGTCAGAGCCTACCATGAAAGCAGGATTGTGGCTTGA
- a CDS encoding response regulator transcription factor, protein MNILVVDSHRDETEITISAIKVPWPDAQIIRCTTGNLGLIEVGHSDFDLIIVDLELPDMSGFDFLEMLFLHCSKPTIVLKRGLLESDEVRSLQLGADECLSKPIAQLDLIAKCQAVFRRYIGREDVSSITSGRMRLEADVHRAFVDRREVALTRNENIIMYRLMQNAGRITTYNNVAHAIWGNNVPGASAAIRMCVQRLRKKLCTDDITSVRIVTERGIGFRLVLAK, encoded by the coding sequence ATGAATATCCTGGTTGTTGATAGTCACCGGGATGAAACCGAAATAACAATATCGGCGATCAAGGTTCCATGGCCGGATGCCCAAATTATTCGTTGTACGACTGGCAATTTGGGGTTAATTGAGGTTGGGCATTCTGATTTTGATCTTATTATCGTCGATCTGGAATTACCAGATATGAGTGGTTTCGATTTCCTTGAAATGCTTTTCTTGCATTGTTCTAAACCAACGATTGTCCTTAAAAGAGGGCTCCTTGAATCCGATGAAGTTAGGAGTTTACAGCTCGGTGCCGACGAATGCTTATCAAAACCGATTGCCCAACTTGACCTGATAGCCAAATGTCAAGCAGTTTTTCGTCGATATATAGGGAGGGAGGACGTCAGTTCAATCACCTCCGGTAGAATGAGGCTTGAAGCGGATGTGCATCGAGCATTTGTTGATAGGCGCGAAGTCGCCCTTACTAGGAATGAAAACATCATCATGTACCGATTGATGCAAAACGCTGGGCGGATTACCACATACAATAACGTTGCACATGCAATTTGGGGCAATAATGTCCCTGGGGCTAGTGCTGCTATCAGAATGTGTGTCCAACGTTTGAGAAAAAAGTTGTGTACTGACGATATCACCAGTGTCCGGATCGTCACAGAGCGGGGTATCGGATTCAGATTAGTTTTAGCTAAATAG
- a CDS encoding YkgJ family cysteine cluster protein, with amino-acid sequence MTEQQTRNGMSLQERAFWRQLTEDYDNYLRLMSLRNPMAVKFGLKSCQRCGQCCLRFCTPRPDEIEPIASYLKLSVDELIGKYMVIDTPDCKTFFLRWAKHGEEDITGGRIPPLRTYDRGYCILFDEKSRSCMIHPVRPHEARYVRCWKSGNGSDRNEWGISAWGERDIFKFISDFDPYVFAQSRATETNRVPSNSI; translated from the coding sequence ATGACAGAACAACAAACCCGAAACGGGATGTCTTTACAAGAAAGAGCTTTTTGGCGACAACTGACCGAAGATTACGACAATTACCTGCGTCTTATGTCGTTGCGAAATCCTATGGCAGTCAAGTTCGGCTTGAAGAGTTGTCAACGTTGCGGACAGTGTTGCCTACGGTTCTGTACTCCTCGCCCTGACGAGATCGAACCGATTGCTAGCTACCTCAAATTATCAGTAGATGAGTTAATTGGAAAATACATGGTCATTGATACGCCGGATTGTAAGACCTTTTTTCTGCGTTGGGCTAAACATGGCGAGGAGGACATAACCGGGGGGCGCATACCACCTTTAAGGACTTACGATCGGGGCTATTGTATCTTGTTCGATGAGAAGAGCCGGTCGTGCATGATTCATCCGGTTCGTCCCCATGAAGCCAGATATGTCCGATGCTGGAAGTCAGGCAACGGTTCAGACAGGAATGAATGGGGTATAAGCGCTTGGGGAGAGAGGGATATCTTTAAATTTATCAGTGATTTTGACCCGTATGTATTTGCACAATCAAGAGCTACGGAAACAAATAGAGTTCCTTCTAACAGTATCTAA